In the Hevea brasiliensis isolate MT/VB/25A 57/8 chromosome 8, ASM3005281v1, whole genome shotgun sequence genome, AGATGAAAGGATCCTGCTTCAAAATATTTCGAAGATCCCTTTGGAGTCTTTCAATGGCTGTACTGCTCTGTTGAAACATTAAAGACCTCTTTCTCGAAGGTATACAAGACTTCCAAAAGCTTCCCTGGATTTCCCCTGCAAATCATAAACATTTCATTAAAATTCCAGCCTGATTTTTCGGTCCAAGTTTTAACAGGCCTGAAGAGTTGCTTTTGTGGTAGTTTGAAATTTTTAAAGACAATGAGGGGCTGTCAGGATTTTACAATACCGAAAATTTTGCTTAGACTCAATTTATCATGGATCTAAAACATGATATGTATGGACGTATTTATTTATTAGGTCTATAATAAATCAGGTTACATTTTTCCTTAGGATACAAATGTTGGACCATTAAACTATTAATTCATTATAACTACGGTGAATCCTATCATAATCAATGATCGAAATCTATTGACTGCACAACCATTGCGTGAAATTATTAAAGGAAATTCCACATTTACGTGAGTGAAAGTGCACAGGGTATATCTAATTTCTCCAATTCTTCAATGGTTTTACCCAATACCGACAGGAACTTACCTGGAATTTCACCTCCAAGCCCTTCTTTTATCTTGCAGCAGCTCTGGGGACATGAACATGATATTGCAAACTCTGAGCTAGATTTATTCCTTGTAGAATCATCAGAAGCAGTAGAATGGCAAGCCTTAGAGGAGAAGTTCTCTTCCACTTTCAATTTGCCTTCCTTTGGAACCATCCTTGAGCTAATTCTTACCCTTTTAGCAATTGGTTGTCCTTGGGCATGCTTAGGTGCATAGTTTGCAAGAGTTCCTCTTATCCTGTACCTTGATCCACAGGCATTGCATAGCACTGGCTTCTCAGGTGGTCCATTTCGCCATAGTGGAGTGCCTGTTCCAATGCTTGGTTGAATGAATTTTAGGTGAAGGGAAGCAATCTTGAACGAGAATACATAGAACGATACCAAGGCTTGGTGTGTTTCACGAAAAGTAACTCATATATGTAACATATTTTCAATggaatttattttctaaaaaatttttttttataaaaatattttcttttacatGTTTGTGTTATTCATGTATaagaagtctttttttttttcaaaataacaaTTTTCTCTTTGACTatgaaaaattaactattttataagcGTTCCAAATGttaaaaaacacaaaaaaaaaaaattctataaaatattttcacaaaacaaataaaatctaaataaaagCTCAGTGTTGCAATTATTTTTTGCTTAATTATAAGATTTCAAGTTTGAATTCTAATCGGATAAGAAATTTATAAGTAGATTTAGTCTATCACATATTTTAGAGATTAAACCGACCAAATTATTCCATGTTAATAAAATCATGAATAAAACATGTGATTTCATTTTTAATTATCTTTCTATAATAATAGATAAATGtgtgatttaattttaaattattcttTAATTATGGATGGAGTTGAGTGATTTTATTAACTTAGTCTATGATAACATAGTAGACAACATTTAATTAAGAATTTCTTTAATCAAAACTAAatggataaaaaataaaataaatgattttcCCTTCAAATTAGTGTCAATAAtttgataattaaataaaattttataagataagtgtttcttaaattaattaatgatatatgGCTAACCTTATCATAAAATGAAAATTCATGCCATTAGAAAGCACATTCATATGGTGAGAATTTTTCTTGTATATATATTAAGAGTCAAGAAGGCTTACTCTGGATGCCACAATGGTAACAAGGCCCTTGTTTTCTCATATTGATATAATGTTCTCAAAATTAATCCAGCTTTCAATTTGCTTTAAACTCTCAGGCACACAAATCCAAAATCAAGCTGCAAGAAAAACGAAATTCAAGGAAAACTTCCATCTCTTATTTCCACTACAaaataatcataaataaattGAAATACAAGCAATTAATTACCttcataatattcatatcaagTAGTGAGAAGAAATCAACTTCATCAAAATTGGGAATTCAAgctagatcaagagagaagcaaGAACACCCTGCTAGATGATGAGCTTCGGGCAAAGCTGCTTCTCTAATCATCTTGATTGGCATCAGAGAAGACCATTGGATGTGGGTTTTGTTAGTGGTAGTGAAATTGAGATGGTGGTGAAATTTTTATGTGCTAGGGTTAATGAAGAATTGAAATATGATGGAGACACATGCACAATGGTAATTGTAGGATTtgattaatttcattaatttccaaATGGTAAGTCTAATAAGGAGACAGATAACAACAATGAATTTGTTGGTGGAAGGAAAGGTTGATGAAATTTTATTAAAGTTTTATACCTAATAAGGGGAAATTCTTACAATTCTTGTCTTTTCTTAACCCATTTCCTTCTTTGGATtctcttaaaaaataaataaataaacttccttttaattgataattatgtgCTCAGAATTCAGACATTTGTATGCAAtgtgtgggtatttatatattatatataatagaCTGAAATTGCTTTGCCAAAAATTAATTAGCAATCAAAGCCAATTAAGCTCAGtttaattttcttcacttttaAAGATGTAGAGAGTGataatattttcattttaatatttatcacttctatttaataaaaaaaatctcattaTATATTCAATTAGTTGTTATTCAATTTAATGAactttgattattttttttttaaataaaagctTTAAGGAATTGATTTCTTTTGTAGGAACTTTAAGGAATTGTTTTATGGTTTATATAATGTTTCATTTTGAGAAAGTTTGTTTTATATGattttttctatatatatataagctaatATTTTCCATAAAAACTATTTTCTAAAAaagtatttttcataaaaatattttctgttgTTTGATATATGTCTAATATTTTATATCATTATTTACACAATCTACCGAGTCAAGTATTGTGAAAGTTTGGGAAGCGAGGTTAAAAAAATTGCTTCCGATTTTAAAAATGGGAAGTCATTTCTTCTCATTTCGAGGTTATTTCTTTTCACaaataatttattttcctttGATCAAATTTCTTAAACATCTCAAAtattgaaaaataatatatatatata is a window encoding:
- the LOC110649485 gene encoding GATA transcription factor 26, coding for MVPKEGKLKVEENFSSKACHSTASDDSTRNKSSSEFAISCSCPQSCCKIKEGLGGEIPGEIQGSFWKSCIPSRKRSLMFQQSSTAIERLQRDLRNILKQDPFILTENEEDLLIYNANNLQISYNEIGLGGFLLKPNSTTATTFPREPAPPVETQSSLVDDVKPSSVDIMDSGFNESQNRSSSK